CTGTGTCATCTCGCCCAGGGGAATGCAGTGGTTCGGAGGTCTCCAGGAACGGTGGCAATACGAGTTGCTCCTGAATTGGGCCAATGCCTCGCGTGCCGCGGGTGTCCTGCTCGAATTGCCGGCTGAACTGAATCGCCACCGATTTGAACGGTTCGCTGCCGGGTATGGCTCTCTTGCAAGGAGAGCCGTCTCACGCATTCACAAAGGTCTGTCGGAACGGATACTCCGTCTTCGGTGCGCTGTGAACGGGGGCAGCGTCCGGACCGCGTTCTGGACAGCGTTCAGCCGGCCTCCCCGCCCGCGTCTCCTGGGCCGGCGGCCCGACCGGTGATCGGAGCGCGGGGCGTGCTGCGTTCCCCCGATGTCCCGTCAAGTTCCTTCCGAACGGCTGTTCGCGCGTAGCGGTTCCGGTTAGAGCCCGCTCGCGTTATCCGGTCCCACGCCTGCGCTATAGTGGCTGAAGCCTCGGGAAGCTCAGTGTCTCGCGGAACCGAGTGACTGCTGGCTGAATCCGCCCGGGCGGGTCGCTTGGGCGTTGCTGGCGCCGGCTGTTGGGCGACGGCCGTGAACGGCGAAGATTCAGCAGCTCGCGCTCCCCGAGTGGCAGGCGGGAGGAAGCGATGGCGGGTTCCGAGCCCAAGGGCGTCGGCCGGAGGAAGTTCCTCAAGGAAGCCGCGGCGGGCGCGGCGGGCGCCGCCGGCATGGCGGACGGCGCCACGGCGGCCGGCGTAGCGGGCGGCGCCCCCGCGCAGCACGACCACGATCACGACCACCAGGTGGTGCCCGACGACATCGCGTTGCGGGTGCGCGCGCTGGAGTCGATCCTCGTAGAGAAGGAGATGATCGACCCGGCCGAGCTGGACGCGGTGGTCGACGCGTACGAAAACCGCATCGGTCCGCGCAACGGGGCGCAGGTCGTGGCCCGCGCCTGGACGGATCCCGAGTACAAGGCCCGGCTGCTCGCGGACGGCACCGCGGCGATCGGAGAGTTCGGTTTCCTCGGCGCGCAGGGCGAGCACATGGTGGTCGTCGAGAATACGCCGGAGGTGCACAACCTGGTCGTATGCACGCTCTGTTCCTGCTATCCGTGGCCGACGCTCGGCCTCCCGCCGGTCTGGTACAAGTCGGCCCCGTACCGCGCCCGTGCGGTGATCGAGCCGCGCGCGGTGCTGCGCGAGTTCGGCGTCGACCTGCCGGACGACGTCGAGGTGCGCGTCTGGGACAGCACGGCCGAGATCCGCTACCTCGTGCTGCCGGAGCGCCCGGCTGGCACGGAGGGGCTCACGGAAGAGCAGCTCGCCGAGCTGGTCTCCCGCGATTCGATGATCGGCGTCGCCCGCGTTGCGGCGCCCGAGGAGTCTGCGCCGTAGAATGGCCCAGGTTCGCACAGGCGTCACCGGCGGTGAAGGGAGGCCGCAGATGAACGGCATCCACGACATGGGCGGGATGGACGGCATGGGCCTCGTCGAGCCGG
The sequence above is drawn from the Acidobacteriota bacterium genome and encodes:
- the nthA gene encoding nitrile hydratase subunit alpha: MADGATAAGVAGGAPAQHDHDHDHQVVPDDIALRVRALESILVEKEMIDPAELDAVVDAYENRIGPRNGAQVVARAWTDPEYKARLLADGTAAIGEFGFLGAQGEHMVVVENTPEVHNLVVCTLCSCYPWPTLGLPPVWYKSAPYRARAVIEPRAVLREFGVDLPDDVEVRVWDSTAEIRYLVLPERPAGTEGLTEEQLAELVSRDSMIGVARVAAPEESAP